Below is a window of Pseudomonadota bacterium DNA.
CCGCTGGTCGAAGACGTTCCGGTGCTCGAGGCGTCCCCCGTTGTCGAAGACGTTCCCGTCCTCGAGGCGCCCCCCGTTGTCGAAGACGTTCCCGTCCTCGAGGCGCCCCCGCTGGTCGAAGACGTTCCGGTGCTCGAGGCGTCCCCCGTTGTCGAAGACGTTCCCGTCCTCGAGGCGCCCCCCGTTGTCGAAGACGGGGGCATGGCGGCGACCGGAGTCGCGGAGGCGTCAGCTGTGGAGGCTTCTTCCGCCGAGGCGACGGGCGAAGCGCTCCAGATCGAGGGTGCGCCGTCCATTGAGCACGCGCCTGTCTACATCGAAGCCGCCCCCATCATGGAGGCGCCGCCTTCACAGGATGCAGAGGCTCCGCCTCCGCCTCAGTCATCGTTGGCTCCGCCTCCAGCCGTCCCCCCCGTCGACGGGGAGGA
It encodes the following:
- a CDS encoding sigma-70 family RNA polymerase sigma factor; its protein translation is PLVEDVPVLEASPVVEDVPVLEAPPVVEDVPVLEAPPLVEDVPVLEASPVVEDVPVLEAPPVVEDGGMAATGVAEASAVEASSAEATGEALQIEGAPSIEHAPVYIEAAPIMEAPPSQDAEAPPPPQSSLAPPPAVPPVDGEDDDFFLEGPPPDLAAG